In Geotrypetes seraphini chromosome 4, aGeoSer1.1, whole genome shotgun sequence, a single window of DNA contains:
- the LOC117359076 gene encoding cadherin-23-like produces MPTGGWKNMNTLGKTKIHPHGMENKNNLTPKKKKPIEESRRKGRQEDDRYLRAAIQEYDSIAKLGQIMREGPIKLIQNDLYEEERNFSSGTLRFRHKQPFELKGPDGIHIVHGSTGTLLTSDINSLPEDDQKGLGRSLETLNADSGSSTDRNARTESAKSTPMHKMRETIMESPLEITEL; encoded by the exons ATgcctacaggagggtggaagaacatgAACACCTTAGGGAAGACGAAGATACACCCACATGGAATGGAGAACAAGAACAATCTGACTCCAAAGAAGAAGAAACCCATAGAGGAATCCCGCAGGAAGGGGAGGCAAG AAGATGACAGATACTTGCGAGCAGCCATCCAGGAGTATGACAGTATTGCCAAACTGGGCCAGATCATGCGTGAAGGACCCATCAAGTTGATACAGAATGATTTGTATGAAGAAGAAAGAAACTTCAGCTCAGGCACCCTTCGTTTTCGACACAAGCAGCCTTTTGAGCTGAAAGGACCAGATGGTATTCACATAGTTCATGGTAGCACAGGTACCCTCTTGACCTCAGACATTAACAGCCTACCAGAGGACGATCAGAAAGGTCTAGGCCGGTCCCTGGAAACCCTCAATGCAGACAGCGGATCCTCTACTGACAGAAATGCTCGTACAGAATCGGCTAAGTCTACACCTATGCACAAAATGAGGGAGACCATTATGGAAAGCCCATTGGAGATCACAGAATTATGA